CGCCACCGCGGCGGTCGCTCCAGCCGCCTGGCTGCGGATACCCTCGGCCTCGATCACGGCCAGCGTCTGACCGCTGCGGACGGCGTCGCCCCGGTCCACCTGCAGATTCATGATGGTTCCCGGGACCTGTGCCTTGACCTCTACGATCCGGTACGGGTTCAGCGTACCGGTCAGCACGATTCCCCCGGTGATTTCGGTCTCCTCCGCAGTAGCGAGGTCGCTCGGAGCGAGCACGACGCCGTCGTTCTCCGGAGCGGCGCCCGCGGCGGTCTCACCGGGACCGCACCCGGCGAGCACGAGCGTCGCCCCGAGCGCTGCGCCCAGCACCCGCCTCAGTGAACTGCTGCTGTATCCGTTCATCGCGATCCGCTGGTTCCGATAGTTTCTCACTGACCCGCTCCCATCGTCTGGGCGCCGCCCATCATGCCCGCCTGAATGCCCTGCGATCCCTGCGTCTGCTGTACGGACTGGGCCTGTTGTGCGGCTTCACCTGCCGCCCCCGACAGATCGCCCAGCGACGCGCCGGTAACCAGGCCCGCATCCGCCGTATAGAAGTCAGAGATGGCCTGGGCGAGGTTCGTTCGCGCCTGCAACAGCGACAGCCGCGCGTCTGACACCTCGAGCTGGGTCGCCAGGCCTCTCTCGTAGCGGAGAACCGTCAGGTCGTAGACCCGCTGCGCCACGTCGACGGTGCGCTGACGCGCCTGCATCGCCGCGAGCGCGCGCTGCTTCTCGCCGGACGCCTGCTCGTACTGGAGCTGCACCGCTTCGCGAAGCTGGGCGAGCTGCAGCCGGCTCTGCTCGAGCTGCACCCGCGCCTGCCCGAGCTCCGCGGCGCGTCGTCCGCCCGAGAAGAGCGGAAGCGACACCTGGAGCGACACGGTCCAGTCCGTCTGCCACGGGTCGTTGAAAGCCAGTGGCCCGCTCGGATAGAGCTGACGGGCATAGGCCGTCGACAGCGAGATGTTCGGAAAGAACGCCCCGCGGGCGATGCGCACCTGCTGCTGGCGGATATCCACCTGCTCCTCCACCGCGGCGATCGACGCCTGCTGCGCCCGCACCAGCTCCTCCGCAGGCCGTACCTGTGAAGAATCGCTGATTGCCGGCACCTCCAGCGGGGTGGTGAGCCGCAACGGCTGCGTCAGCGGCAGGTTCACCAGCCGCTTCAGGTTCAGCAGCGCCAGATCCGCCGCGTTCCGGCCCTGCACCACCTGCGGCTGCAGGTTGTCGCGCTCCACCTCCGCCCGCATCACATCCAGCTCGGACGCCTGTCCGGCCCGGAAGCGGAGCTGCTCCTGCTCCAGGAAAGCCTGCGCCTGCTCGTAGGCCGCCTGCGCGATGGCGGCGACCTCCTGGGCCAGCAGGGCCTGGTAATACGCACTGCGGATCTGCAACTGGATCTGCGCTTCCTGCTGCGCCAGCGTGGCGAGGGAGGCCGCACGAAAGTCCCGCGCGATGTTCAGCGCCGCCGACGCCCGACCGCCGGAGAAGAGGAGCTGCGACCCGCTCAGCGAGGCCGTGTAGGCGTGCTCGCGCCCGAAGGGGAGGTCGCTGAACAGGCTGCCGAGCGCGCCCAGAGCCGCGATCGGGGTCCGGTCCTCGAGATACGCCACCCGCTCGTCGAGCGGCAGCGACGGATCGGGATCGAAGCGCAGCGAATCCGGGATCTCGGGGGCGCCTGCTCCCTGGAAGACCGAGGCGAGCGTGCGCGTATACCCGAAGCTGGCGTTCACCTGGGGCAGAATGGCCGCCCGGGCCGTCCCGATCTGCGCGCTGGCAAGCGCCACCTGCGACCGCGCCAGCCTCACCTCTTCACTCTCGCTCAGCGCCCGCTGCACCGCCTCCTCCAGGCTCAACTCCACCGTATCCCCCGGAGCCGCAGGAGTCGGCACTTCTTGTCCGTAAACTGATCCCGCCAGTGGAATCCAGAGTGTGAGAACACCCCAGATGGATTTACCCAGTCGCCTCATGGTTCCTCCGAAGCCCGCCGGGGGCCGTCGTTTCGGGATTCGTCCTTCATCGCGCCTGCGAGCTGGAACTCCGCCTGCCTGCGACTCCAGCGCTCCAGCATCCGCTCGACTCCATCGATCAGCAGGAGATGGAACTGCTCGGCCTCGATCAGTCGGCTGCGACCCTCCTCCATCTCGTCCGGGAGCGCGGCCGCCGCCGCCGTCAGCAGCTCGCGGGTGGTGCTCCACTTCTGTTGCGCCGCCCGCAACATCCCCTCCCAGGCGTCCGGCTTCATCCGGTAGTAGTCTCGCCGGTCGCCCGGGGCGCTGATCCGCTCCAGGATCCGGTGCTCCTCGAGCTGCCGAGCGTTGGTACTGACCGAGGCCTTGCTCACCTGCAGCTTTTCCGCGAGCTCGTCGAGCGAATACGACTCGGGATGAACGAGAAGGAACCCGATCAATCGCCCCGCGGTCCGCGGAAGCCCCTCCGCCTCCAGCGTGAGTCCCATCTTCTCAACGAACTCCCGAACTGATTCGTGCATGCCTTCCCCTTCAGGTCGATGAATTACCCGGGGAACGCTAACGCACTCGTTCCGTTAAGTCAATACTAAACGTTCTGAACAGATCATTTGTTGACCGGGCCCTTGGCCCTACGAGACTTCGCGCGCCGAGGTTTCTCTGGGTCGCCAGCCGAAGCCGAGGGAGGCCATCGCCAGCTCCAGCAATTCGAGGAAGGAGTCGTGGCCGTCCACCATTTCGCTGAGGTGGCCGCTCAGGTACAGCGAGGTGAGCCCGTGCACGAGACCCCAGGCGATCACCGCGGTGTGCTCCGCGTTCTTGACCTCGATCAACCCCTCATCGATGGCCTGCTGGACCGTCCTCACCACGTCGCACCAGGGTCCGGCGGCCTCCGCCCGTCCCTCCGGCCTGCACTTCTCGTGGCCCACCCGGGCGACGGTCGGCAACTCGAACATCACCCGGAAGTAGGCGGTATTCTCCAGGGCGAAGCGGGCGTAGGCACGGCCCAGCGCTCGGTGCCGCTCGGTGGGGCTGGCCTCGGGTCCCACGGCCTCCGTCTCCTCCTGCGCCTTCTCAGTCAGCCGGCGAAAACCCTCTTGGACCACCTCCCGCAGCAACTCGTCCTTGTCGCGGAAGTAGAGGTAGATGGTCGCCGGGGAGTATTCGATCCGCTCCGCCAGGGCGCGCATGGACAACGCATCGAGCCCCAGCTCCGAGACGATGTCCCGCGCTGCCTCCACGATCCGCGTCCGCAACGCTTCCTTGGCCTGTTCCCGCCTCTGCGTACTGCTCATGATCTCAGCGTTGGGTGAGTTGCCGACCGCCTTTTCTGCCGCGCGCGAAAAAACGGTCCCCCACGATAAACGGTGTTCAGTGAAAGTCAATGGGGTTTACGTAACACTGTTCAGCGCGGGAAACGAATGTTCTCGACGCGCGGGCAACCGTCTGGTATCGTGGGGCATCAGACGGTGTGGACCCGCGACCGGATCATGACCGAGCACGACCTCATCGAACAGGCGAAGCAGGGAAGCGCCGACGCCATTGACGCCCTCTATCGGAGGCACGCCTCGCGTGTCTACAGCGTCGTGCGCCGGCTCACCGGCGACGACGCGCAGGCGGAGGACGCCGCGCAGGAGACGTGGCTGCGCGT
The DNA window shown above is from Longimicrobiaceae bacterium and carries:
- a CDS encoding TetR/AcrR family transcriptional regulator, with protein sequence MSSTQRREQAKEALRTRIVEAARDIVSELGLDALSMRALAERIEYSPATIYLYFRDKDELLREVVQEGFRRLTEKAQEETEAVGPEASPTERHRALGRAYARFALENTAYFRVMFELPTVARVGHEKCRPEGRAEAAGPWCDVVRTVQQAIDEGLIEVKNAEHTAVIAWGLVHGLTSLYLSGHLSEMVDGHDSFLELLELAMASLGFGWRPRETSAREVS
- a CDS encoding TolC family protein, whose amino-acid sequence is MPTPAAPGDTVELSLEEAVQRALSESEEVRLARSQVALASAQIGTARAAILPQVNASFGYTRTLASVFQGAGAPEIPDSLRFDPDPSLPLDERVAYLEDRTPIAALGALGSLFSDLPFGREHAYTASLSGSQLLFSGGRASAALNIARDFRAASLATLAQQEAQIQLQIRSAYYQALLAQEVAAIAQAAYEQAQAFLEQEQLRFRAGQASELDVMRAEVERDNLQPQVVQGRNAADLALLNLKRLVNLPLTQPLRLTTPLEVPAISDSSQVRPAEELVRAQQASIAAVEEQVDIRQQQVRIARGAFFPNISLSTAYARQLYPSGPLAFNDPWQTDWTVSLQVSLPLFSGGRRAAELGQARVQLEQSRLQLAQLREAVQLQYEQASGEKQRALAAMQARQRTVDVAQRVYDLTVLRYERGLATQLEVSDARLSLLQARTNLAQAISDFYTADAGLVTGASLGDLSGAAGEAAQQAQSVQQTQGSQGIQAGMMGGAQTMGAGQ
- a CDS encoding MarR family transcriptional regulator — its product is MHESVREFVEKMGLTLEAEGLPRTAGRLIGFLLVHPESYSLDELAEKLQVSKASVSTNARQLEEHRILERISAPGDRRDYYRMKPDAWEGMLRAAQQKWSTTRELLTAAAAALPDEMEEGRSRLIEAEQFHLLLIDGVERMLERWSRRQAEFQLAGAMKDESRNDGPRRASEEP